In Rubrobacter radiotolerans DSM 5868, the following proteins share a genomic window:
- a CDS encoding MFS transporter — protein MWSWVLYDFANTVFSISILSFFFPLWLADELGAGANVFNYVVAASMLLVALAAPFLGALADLRQRRKAYLIAFTLPAVALTAGMDLAGSVLAGVALFVAANFAYQSALVFYNALLPAVSGGRGAGRVSGYGVAAGYAGTIFALVLLNLFVTEPESMRSLLGLFGRWIEVEGAVNSNAFVPTASLYLLFSLPAFFFVPDPRVRSPRRVGPLDAYRGVVSTLRHARLYPGLGAFVLSTVLYSNAANTVVANMALYGREVFGMAQEDIRNLLLFSTVFAALGAALFGLLTDGLGPRRVLVLVLLSWLGAISLAALAAAPWMLLLAGPLVGVALGSTWVVSRVMLVALSPPDKVGEFFGFYGLAGKTSAILGPAITGLLLTVFADLGPGAFRIAVSAQALLVLAALLLLLRVPDVRPESVVERFSQGEGERRS, from the coding sequence GTGTGGTCGTGGGTGCTCTACGACTTTGCCAATACGGTCTTCTCCATAAGTATCCTGAGCTTTTTCTTTCCCTTGTGGCTCGCAGACGAGCTCGGGGCGGGAGCGAACGTTTTCAACTACGTTGTGGCGGCCTCGATGCTTCTGGTTGCCCTGGCGGCGCCGTTTCTCGGAGCGCTGGCGGACCTGCGGCAGCGTCGGAAGGCGTACCTGATCGCCTTTACGCTTCCGGCCGTCGCTCTCACGGCGGGAATGGATCTAGCCGGCAGCGTGCTGGCGGGAGTCGCCCTGTTCGTTGCGGCCAACTTCGCCTACCAGTCGGCCCTTGTCTTCTACAACGCGCTTCTGCCGGCCGTCTCTGGCGGGCGCGGCGCCGGCCGGGTCAGCGGCTACGGCGTCGCCGCCGGGTACGCGGGCACGATCTTCGCGCTCGTGTTGCTCAACCTGTTCGTGACGGAGCCCGAGTCGATGCGTTCGCTCCTCGGTCTCTTCGGGCGCTGGATCGAGGTCGAGGGAGCCGTCAACTCCAACGCCTTCGTGCCCACGGCCTCTCTCTACCTCCTGTTCTCCCTGCCGGCCTTCTTCTTTGTTCCCGACCCCCGGGTCCGCTCGCCGCGACGGGTCGGACCTCTGGACGCGTACCGGGGTGTGGTCTCGACCTTGCGTCACGCCCGTCTGTACCCCGGCCTGGGCGCCTTTGTTCTCTCGACCGTTCTCTACTCCAACGCGGCCAACACGGTTGTCGCCAACATGGCTCTTTATGGCCGGGAGGTCTTCGGGATGGCTCAGGAGGACATTCGCAACCTTCTGCTGTTCTCCACCGTCTTCGCCGCCCTCGGGGCTGCCCTGTTCGGCCTCCTGACCGACGGGCTCGGCCCGAGACGCGTTCTTGTCCTGGTCCTTCTCAGCTGGCTTGGGGCGATCTCCCTCGCCGCTCTCGCCGCCGCGCCGTGGATGCTGCTCCTTGCCGGTCCCCTTGTCGGTGTGGCGCTCGGCTCGACCTGGGTTGTCAGCCGCGTAATGCTCGTTGCCCTGTCCCCGCCGGATAAGGTGGGGGAGTTCTTCGGCTTCTACGGGCTCGCCGGCAAGACCTCCGCCATTCTGGGACCGGCGATCACCGGCCTGCTCCTGACCGTCTTTGCGGACCTCGGGCCGGGGGCCTTCAGGATAGCGGTCTCTGCCCAGGCTCTTCTCGTACTCGCAGCTCTCCTGCTCCTGCTGCGCGTCCCGGACGTTCGTCCGGAGAGCGTCGTGGAGAGGTTCTCACAGGGCGAAGGGGAACGAAGATCCTGA
- a CDS encoding aspartate aminotransferase family protein has protein sequence MIQSAREWLEKDRRYVWHAMSGYPSGASTLVIEQGDGAWITDIEGNRYLDGMSGLWCVNVGYGREELARAAYEQLVKMPFYPLTRGHLPAIELGEKLNEWLAGEYAFFYSNSGSEANEIAFKVARQFHQQNGEPERWKFVSRYRAYHGQTMGALAATGQAQRKYRYEPLAPGFLHVPPPDSYRRPDELDPEAYGRECARDIERLIQWELPETVAAVILEPIITGGGILIPPDNYLPAVKEICERYGVLLIVDEVICGFGRIGTRFGHQSYGIEPDIVTMAKGITSAYSPLSATAVSQRIYEAFAGSGEYERLRHVNTFGGHPASCAVAIRNMQIMEDEELPERSAELGERLLKDLSELGEHPQVGDVRGKGLLVGIELVSEKQSKRPASPQTVAAFVSGCQKRGLIVGKNGDTAAGYNNVVTLAPPLSLTEGDLEFIGETLKRSLEDLPESAEESE, from the coding sequence ATGATTCAAAGCGCCCGGGAGTGGTTGGAGAAGGACAGGAGATACGTCTGGCACGCGATGAGCGGATATCCCTCCGGAGCTTCGACCCTTGTTATAGAGCAGGGAGACGGCGCCTGGATAACGGATATCGAGGGGAACAGATACCTCGACGGGATGAGCGGCCTGTGGTGCGTGAACGTCGGATACGGGCGCGAGGAGCTTGCGCGGGCCGCATACGAGCAGCTCGTAAAGATGCCGTTCTACCCTCTGACCAGAGGTCATCTGCCGGCCATAGAGCTCGGTGAGAAGCTGAACGAGTGGTTGGCGGGAGAGTACGCCTTCTTCTACTCGAACTCGGGGTCGGAGGCGAACGAGATCGCCTTCAAGGTGGCGCGACAGTTCCACCAGCAGAACGGCGAGCCCGAGCGGTGGAAGTTCGTTTCCCGCTACAGGGCCTACCACGGGCAGACGATGGGCGCTCTGGCGGCCACCGGGCAGGCCCAGAGAAAGTACAGGTACGAGCCGCTGGCTCCGGGCTTCCTGCACGTGCCACCGCCGGACTCCTACCGGCGGCCGGACGAGCTCGATCCCGAGGCTTACGGTAGGGAGTGCGCCCGCGACATCGAGCGTCTAATACAGTGGGAGCTGCCGGAGACCGTAGCCGCCGTTATCCTGGAACCGATCATCACCGGCGGGGGCATCCTGATCCCGCCGGACAACTACCTCCCCGCCGTCAAGGAGATCTGCGAGAGGTACGGGGTGCTGCTGATCGTGGACGAGGTGATCTGCGGCTTCGGCCGGATCGGCACCCGGTTCGGTCACCAAAGCTACGGGATCGAGCCGGACATCGTCACGATGGCGAAGGGGATCACCAGCGCCTACTCTCCACTGTCCGCCACGGCCGTCAGCCAGCGCATCTACGAGGCGTTCGCGGGGAGCGGGGAGTACGAGCGCCTGAGACACGTAAACACCTTCGGCGGCCACCCGGCCTCGTGCGCCGTAGCCATCCGGAACATGCAGATCATGGAGGACGAGGAGCTACCCGAACGTTCGGCCGAGCTCGGGGAGCGGTTGCTGAAAGACCTGTCCGAACTCGGCGAGCACCCCCAAGTAGGAGACGTCCGGGGCAAAGGGTTGCTTGTCGGGATAGAGCTCGTCTCGGAGAAGCAGAGCAAGCGACCGGCCTCGCCGCAGACGGTGGCCGCCTTTGTCTCCGGGTGTCAGAAACGCGGGCTCATCGTCGGCAAGAATGGCGACACGGCCGCCGGATACAACAACGTGGTTACCCTGGCGCCCCCGCTCTCGCTCACGGAGGGCGACCTGGAGTTTATCGGGGAGACTCTGAAGAGGAGTCTGGAGGACCTTCCGGAATCCGCAGAGGAATCCGAGTGA
- a CDS encoding dihydrofolate reductase family protein — MLIYSMSASVDGFIADREGTFDWGVPSEELFRFHLARVRGLGGYLLGRRLYETMLVWETDPAPRDDEAGAAFADLWRALPKVVFSRTLDSVQGNARLAEGSVAEEVAAALGATDKDVEIGGAGLAGQAFELGLVDELRMFRHPVVVGGGTPFLPPVTEDVPLDLIETRTFGSRVVYERYRRVGGVL, encoded by the coding sequence ATGCTGATCTACTCCATGAGCGCCTCTGTGGACGGCTTCATCGCCGACCGCGAGGGCACGTTCGACTGGGGGGTCCCTAGCGAGGAGCTGTTCCGTTTTCACCTCGCGCGGGTACGGGGGCTCGGCGGGTACCTGCTCGGCCGAAGGCTCTACGAGACGATGCTCGTGTGGGAGACCGACCCGGCGCCGCGAGACGACGAGGCCGGGGCCGCGTTCGCCGACTTGTGGCGCGCACTCCCGAAGGTCGTCTTCAGCCGCACACTCGACAGTGTCCAGGGCAACGCCCGCCTCGCCGAGGGCTCGGTGGCCGAGGAGGTCGCCGCGGCGCTAGGGGCGACCGACAAGGACGTCGAGATCGGTGGCGCCGGACTAGCAGGGCAGGCTTTCGAGCTCGGGCTCGTCGACGAGCTGCGCATGTTCCGCCATCCGGTCGTCGTCGGTGGCGGCACGCCGTTCCTGCCTCCGGTCACCGAAGACGTCCCGCTGGACCTGATCGAGACCAGGACCTTCGGCTCGCGCGTGGTCTACGAGCGCTACCGGCGAGTCGGAGGAGTTCTTTAA
- a CDS encoding selenium-binding family protein, producing the protein MTERTHREEHTCCGPGYASPEEAMRAEPEKVLYTTALYVGTGVERPDYLATVDVDPASPTYSQVVHRAPMPNVGDELHHFGWNACSSCHGDADKERRFLIVPGQRSGRIHVLDTAEERAPRLHKVIEPEEIAEKTDLSAPHTVHCLADGHVMISMLGDAEGNGPGGFLLLDEDFGVAGRWETDTAGMHFNYDFWYQPRHNVMVSSEWGAPNTYRAGFDPKDVAEGKYGQRLHFWDWSERRVKESVDLGEDGRIPLEVRFHHDPDSTHGFVGAALSSNILHWSRPNGSWKVEKVVDVPAEEVEGWPMPVPGLITDLLLSLDDRFLYFSNWLHGDLRQYDVSDPTNPRLAGRVWLGGLLGRSQTVGGRRLEGGPQMLQLSLDGKRLYVTNSLYSSWDNQFYPKLAEKGSYLLKVDCDTENGGLRVDEDFFVDFGAEPHGPARAHEMRYPGGDVTSDIWL; encoded by the coding sequence ATGACGGAGAGGACCCACCGCGAGGAGCACACCTGCTGCGGACCGGGCTACGCCTCGCCGGAGGAGGCTATGCGGGCCGAACCGGAGAAGGTTCTCTACACGACCGCTCTGTACGTCGGCACCGGCGTGGAGCGGCCGGACTACCTTGCGACGGTGGACGTCGACCCCGCCTCGCCCACGTACTCGCAGGTCGTCCACCGCGCCCCCATGCCCAACGTGGGCGACGAGCTGCACCACTTCGGCTGGAACGCCTGCTCCTCCTGCCACGGCGACGCCGACAAGGAGCGGCGCTTCCTTATAGTGCCGGGGCAGCGGTCCGGGCGCATACACGTTCTCGACACCGCCGAAGAGCGCGCCCCGCGCCTGCACAAGGTCATAGAGCCTGAGGAGATCGCCGAGAAGACCGACCTCTCGGCCCCGCACACCGTGCACTGCCTGGCGGACGGGCACGTCATGATCTCCATGCTCGGCGACGCCGAGGGGAACGGCCCCGGAGGCTTCCTGCTGCTCGACGAGGACTTCGGGGTTGCCGGTCGCTGGGAGACCGACACAGCCGGCATGCACTTCAACTACGACTTCTGGTACCAGCCGCGCCACAACGTGATGGTGAGTAGTGAGTGGGGGGCGCCGAACACCTACCGCGCGGGCTTCGACCCGAAGGACGTCGCCGAGGGCAAGTACGGCCAAAGGCTTCACTTCTGGGACTGGAGCGAGCGCCGGGTAAAAGAGAGCGTGGACCTCGGCGAGGACGGCCGGATCCCCCTCGAGGTGCGCTTCCACCACGACCCCGACAGCACCCACGGCTTCGTGGGCGCGGCGCTCTCCTCGAACATCCTCCACTGGAGCCGGCCCAACGGCTCCTGGAAGGTCGAGAAGGTCGTGGACGTGCCCGCAGAGGAGGTGGAAGGCTGGCCGATGCCCGTCCCGGGCCTCATAACCGACCTGCTGCTCTCTTTAGACGACCGGTTCCTCTACTTCTCCAACTGGCTGCACGGCGACTTGCGCCAGTACGACGTCTCCGACCCGACAAACCCCAGGCTAGCGGGGCGAGTCTGGCTCGGCGGGCTCCTCGGCCGGAGCCAGACGGTCGGGGGACGCAGGCTCGAGGGCGGACCGCAGATGCTCCAGCTCTCGCTCGACGGCAAGCGCCTGTACGTCACGAACTCGCTCTACAGCTCCTGGGACAACCAGTTCTACCCGAAGCTCGCCGAGAAAGGCTCCTACCTGCTCAAGGTCGACTGCGACACCGAAAACGGGGGCCTTCGAGTAGATGAGGACTTCTTTGTGGACTTCGGGGCGGAGCCGCACGGCCCGGCCAGAGCGCACGAGATGCGCTACCCCGGCGGGGACGTCACCTCGGACATCTGGCTCTGA
- a CDS encoding CoA-acylating methylmalonate-semialdehyde dehydrogenase, which translates to MQTQRKAFDVRNFVGGEWVEANGQQTEAVYNPATGEVIAKTPLSTKEDVERAVGAAEAAFSGWSATPVTQRARVLFRFKMLLEEHFEELRDLVTLENGKDAKDAAGEVRRGIEVVEFACGMPSLMMGETVRDVASGIDNVSWRYPLGVVAAIVPFNFPCMIPLWTMPVAVGAGNTYLLKPSERTPLCSKRLVELFVEAGVPEGVVNLVNGAHETVNAILEHPRVKAVSFVGSQPVAEHVYKTGTASGKRVQALAGAKNSMIVLPDAVLEKAVPNIVSSAYGNAGERCLAGSVLVAVGEKEAQDRVVEKVREAASSMKVGAGYEEGSELTPLIRDSHRQKVRSYVDLGEKEGAEVVLDGREVRREEGFFFGPTILDGVTGEMRVAREEIFGPVLSVVRVDTLEEAVAFTNGSPFGNACSIYTENGAAVRYWREHVEAGMLGVNIGVAAPMAFFPFNGVKNSFYGDLHATGKDGVRFFTENKVEVVRYLSEPASGEAVRLPQEAGA; encoded by the coding sequence ATGCAGACTCAAAGGAAGGCTTTCGACGTCCGCAACTTCGTTGGGGGGGAGTGGGTAGAGGCAAACGGCCAACAGACCGAAGCCGTCTACAACCCGGCTACCGGCGAGGTCATAGCCAAGACCCCGCTCTCCACCAAAGAGGACGTCGAGCGGGCCGTCGGGGCGGCCGAGGCGGCTTTTTCTGGCTGGTCCGCTACGCCGGTTACGCAGAGGGCGCGGGTGCTCTTTCGCTTCAAGATGCTCCTTGAGGAGCACTTCGAGGAGCTCAGGGACCTTGTGACGCTCGAGAACGGCAAGGACGCTAAAGACGCCGCAGGGGAGGTCAGGCGCGGCATCGAGGTCGTTGAGTTTGCCTGCGGGATGCCTTCTCTTATGATGGGTGAGACGGTCAGGGACGTTGCAAGCGGGATAGACAACGTCTCCTGGCGCTACCCTCTTGGGGTGGTGGCGGCGATCGTGCCGTTCAACTTTCCGTGCATGATCCCTCTTTGGACGATGCCCGTGGCGGTCGGGGCGGGCAACACCTACCTCCTCAAGCCTTCCGAGAGGACGCCTCTTTGCTCGAAGCGGCTTGTTGAGCTCTTTGTCGAGGCGGGGGTGCCCGAGGGCGTCGTTAACCTCGTCAACGGGGCGCACGAGACGGTGAACGCAATCCTTGAGCACCCAAGGGTCAAGGCTGTCTCGTTTGTTGGAAGTCAGCCCGTAGCCGAGCACGTCTACAAAACGGGGACGGCCAGCGGCAAGAGGGTGCAGGCCCTTGCGGGGGCGAAGAACTCGATGATCGTCCTGCCGGACGCCGTGCTTGAGAAGGCGGTGCCAAACATCGTCTCTTCGGCCTACGGCAACGCCGGGGAGAGGTGCCTTGCCGGCAGCGTGCTCGTTGCGGTCGGCGAGAAGGAGGCGCAGGACCGGGTGGTGGAGAAGGTCAGGGAGGCGGCCTCCTCCATGAAGGTGGGTGCCGGCTACGAGGAGGGCTCTGAGCTTACGCCCCTTATCCGGGATTCTCACCGGCAGAAGGTCCGTAGCTACGTGGACCTCGGGGAGAAGGAGGGAGCGGAGGTTGTGCTTGACGGCCGGGAGGTGAGGAGGGAGGAGGGCTTCTTTTTCGGGCCGACGATCCTTGACGGGGTAACGGGGGAGATGCGGGTTGCAAGAGAGGAGATCTTCGGTCCCGTCCTGAGCGTGGTGCGGGTGGACACCCTTGAGGAGGCGGTAGCGTTCACGAACGGATCACCGTTTGGCAACGCGTGCTCGATCTACACCGAAAACGGCGCGGCGGTGCGCTACTGGCGCGAGCATGTAGAGGCCGGGATGCTTGGTGTGAACATAGGGGTGGCAGCACCGATGGCGTTCTTCCCGTTCAACGGCGTAAAGAACTCCTTCTACGGCGACCTTCACGCAACGGGCAAGGACGGGGTGAGGTTCTTCACCGAGAACAAGGTGGAGGTGGTGCGCTACCTCTCGGAGCCGGCGAGTGGCGAGGCGGTAAGGTTGCCTCAGGAGGCCGGCGCATAG
- a CDS encoding PucR family transcriptional regulator produces MLTDTLPVPEHLASALKREVAGRSRPIPAVLRLATDPGPCAVLFVPASRPAVLVASPRTAEPPDLSVLRHVATVAALEVEKRVAEHERRRRLGAELLAGLVDGRLGADTASHLLREWNLVEEPRLLASLSGDGFTEKSSDLHFRLEDRGISHLLLKRAPLLTALLPGSPEAVEAFREEVDPSSPIGLSDPLGTPSRAPDAYRESQWALQEAKTTGKPVVRYGDDTFSPFLPRSLSESRRVVERVLGPILNYDASNGTGLLESLRTFLAYNRSWQKAAAELHVHRQTLVYRMRRVEELTGRKLDHIDDLTELWFALRAAEASGNLTPKANAPAQW; encoded by the coding sequence TTGCTGACCGACACGCTACCGGTACCCGAACACCTGGCGTCCGCGCTGAAGCGGGAGGTAGCGGGCAGATCGCGTCCGATCCCAGCGGTCCTGCGCTTGGCGACGGACCCCGGACCCTGCGCGGTCCTCTTCGTGCCGGCCTCCCGTCCAGCGGTGCTTGTAGCGTCTCCAAGGACGGCCGAGCCGCCGGACCTGTCCGTGCTCCGGCACGTAGCGACGGTGGCCGCGCTGGAGGTGGAGAAGCGAGTAGCGGAGCACGAGAGGAGGCGACGCCTGGGCGCGGAGCTGCTGGCAGGTCTTGTGGACGGCCGCCTGGGCGCAGACACGGCGTCACACCTGCTGCGCGAGTGGAACCTTGTAGAGGAGCCCCGGCTGCTTGCGTCGCTCTCCGGGGACGGTTTTACAGAGAAGAGCTCCGACCTACACTTCCGGCTCGAGGACCGTGGCATCTCGCACCTGCTCCTGAAACGTGCCCCGCTGCTGACAGCTCTTCTGCCGGGCAGTCCGGAGGCTGTTGAAGCCTTCCGGGAGGAGGTGGATCCCTCCTCCCCCATAGGTTTGAGCGACCCACTGGGCACGCCCTCGCGCGCGCCGGACGCGTACCGGGAGTCCCAGTGGGCGCTGCAGGAGGCCAAGACCACGGGGAAACCCGTTGTACGGTATGGAGACGACACCTTCTCCCCGTTCTTGCCTCGCAGCCTCAGCGAGTCGCGGCGCGTGGTCGAACGGGTACTCGGCCCTATCCTGAACTACGACGCGTCCAACGGTACAGGTCTCCTCGAGTCGCTAAGGACGTTTCTTGCGTACAACCGGTCCTGGCAGAAGGCCGCAGCCGAACTTCATGTACATCGGCAAACGCTCGTCTACAGGATGCGCCGCGTCGAGGAGTTGACCGGGCGAAAGCTCGACCATATTGACGATCTGACAGAGCTCTGGTTCGCTCTTCGAGCCGCGGAAGCCTCGGGGAACCTGACTCCCAAAGCCAACGCGCCCGCCCAGTGGTGA
- a CDS encoding DUF1622 domain-containing protein, translating to MEEILVTAVGYLRLTVEAIGAAVVGFGVLATTYRYLLTLAGLREYTNNQIRLYLGRYLALGLEFQLGADILGTAIAPTIDDVILLGAIAAIRTVLNYFLSQELERERREAASRPERDAIAGARE from the coding sequence ATGGAAGAGATCCTCGTAACGGCGGTTGGGTACCTGCGCCTGACGGTGGAAGCCATCGGGGCGGCCGTGGTCGGCTTCGGCGTTCTTGCGACCACGTACCGGTACCTGCTCACTCTCGCCGGCCTGCGGGAGTACACAAACAACCAGATAAGGCTGTACCTGGGGCGCTATCTGGCCCTCGGACTCGAGTTCCAGCTCGGGGCGGATATCCTCGGCACGGCCATCGCCCCGACAATAGACGATGTGATCCTGCTCGGCGCAATAGCGGCGATCCGAACGGTCCTCAACTACTTTCTCTCCCAGGAGCTCGAGCGCGAGCGCCGGGAGGCGGCCTCGCGCCCCGAGCGCGACGCCATAGCCGGCGCGCGGGAGTAG
- the speB gene encoding agmatinase, protein MTRYKPANSFETPRFSGVRTFMRLPHVRDLPHSDVAIVGAPFDTGASFRAGARFGPEGIRSVSHLLRPYNPALEVSIFEWLSATDYGDIGVVPGYIEESYERIERELSEIHRAGCVPVVLGGDHSIALPELRAAAAEHGPLALVQFDSHADTWDSYFGKGHNHGTPFRRAVEEGLVDTGRSVQVGMRGSLYAASDLDDSRELGFEVLTTDRVRELGLEETVARIRERVGESKVYLSFDVDFLDPAYAPGTGTPEIGGFTTREAQELLWGLSGARIVGADVVEVYPPYDPASITCLAAATVAYEVLSLIAQLKSRDATRGF, encoded by the coding sequence GTGACGCGCTACAAGCCGGCGAACTCCTTTGAGACGCCGCGTTTTTCGGGTGTACGCACCTTTATGCGGCTGCCGCACGTCAGAGACCTGCCGCACAGCGACGTCGCCATTGTCGGCGCTCCGTTCGATACGGGAGCCTCCTTCCGGGCCGGGGCCCGCTTCGGCCCGGAGGGTATTCGGAGCGTGTCGCACCTGTTGAGGCCGTACAACCCGGCGCTTGAGGTGTCGATCTTCGAGTGGCTCTCGGCGACGGACTACGGCGATATAGGCGTCGTACCCGGGTACATCGAGGAGAGCTACGAGCGCATAGAGCGGGAGCTGAGCGAGATCCACCGGGCCGGATGCGTTCCGGTGGTGCTCGGCGGAGATCACTCCATCGCCCTACCGGAGCTCCGGGCCGCCGCCGCGGAGCACGGACCCCTGGCGCTGGTGCAGTTCGACTCCCACGCCGATACCTGGGACTCGTACTTCGGCAAGGGCCACAACCATGGGACGCCGTTTCGTCGAGCCGTCGAAGAGGGGCTCGTAGACACCGGGCGCTCGGTCCAGGTCGGGATGCGCGGGTCCCTTTACGCGGCAAGCGATCTTGACGACTCGCGGGAGCTAGGGTTCGAGGTTTTGACAACGGATCGGGTACGGGAGCTCGGGCTTGAGGAGACCGTCGCCCGCATTCGAGAGCGAGTCGGGGAGTCGAAGGTGTACCTCTCCTTTGACGTGGACTTTCTCGATCCCGCCTACGCGCCAGGCACCGGGACGCCGGAGATCGGTGGTTTCACCACCCGGGAGGCGCAGGAGTTGCTCTGGGGGCTGAGCGGGGCGCGGATCGTGGGCGCGGACGTCGTCGAGGTCTATCCACCCTACGATCCGGCGTCGATCACCTGTCTCGCCGCCGCAACGGTGGCCTACGAGGTGCTCAGCCTCATCGCCCAGTTAAAGAGCCGCGACGCAACCCGGGGATTCTAG
- a CDS encoding DUF1622 domain-containing protein, protein MELYREALSLVRFLALSVGGFAIFVGLARGVLAARGPGGGARAAEEILGHASLGLDFCVGATLLNLVLNPTLTAVATTALTILVRKLLTLSLGLSARPR, encoded by the coding sequence GTGGAGCTCTACCGGGAGGCTCTGTCCCTCGTGCGGTTTCTCGCGCTGTCGGTCGGTGGCTTCGCCATCTTTGTCGGCCTCGCGCGCGGCGTCCTTGCGGCTCGCGGTCCCGGCGGCGGAGCCCGGGCGGCGGAGGAGATCCTCGGCCACGCCTCCCTGGGCCTGGACTTCTGTGTCGGGGCGACCCTCCTGAACCTCGTCCTCAACCCCACCCTTACGGCGGTGGCGACAACGGCCCTTACCATCCTGGTGCGCAAGCTTCTTACGCTCTCCCTGGGCTTGAGTGCTCGCCCGCGGTAG
- a CDS encoding PucR family transcriptional regulator ligand-binding domain-containing protein, translated as MSILVSELLNIPNLRTRVFAGERGLDRQVSWAHVCELPDPTEYLGAGELLMTVGYTIPEGPVAQGSYVHRLAEAGLSGLLIAENMHAPELTPELKSVADRRALPVLLTAYDVPFTGISRAVAEANRTTEHARLLQTVRVYEAARGGRGRHRGRAGCATRRRSRL; from the coding sequence ATGTCGATCCTTGTAAGCGAGCTGTTGAACATCCCGAACCTCCGGACGCGGGTCTTTGCCGGAGAGCGAGGGCTGGACCGGCAGGTAAGCTGGGCTCACGTGTGCGAGCTTCCGGACCCGACGGAGTACCTTGGAGCCGGGGAGCTCTTGATGACCGTTGGTTACACGATTCCGGAGGGACCGGTCGCTCAAGGGTCTTACGTACACCGCCTGGCGGAAGCCGGGCTCAGCGGGTTGCTAATCGCGGAGAACATGCACGCGCCGGAGCTGACGCCCGAGTTAAAGTCCGTCGCCGACCGCCGCGCGCTGCCCGTACTGCTGACCGCGTACGACGTTCCATTTACCGGGATCTCCCGCGCGGTGGCCGAAGCGAACCGGACAACGGAGCACGCGCGGCTCCTGCAAACCGTCCGCGTCTACGAGGCAGCGCGCGGCGGTCGGGGACGCCACCGGGGCCGGGCTGGTTGCGCAACTCGGCGACGAAGTCGGCTGTGA